A single Acidimicrobiia bacterium DNA region contains:
- a CDS encoding FecR family protein, producing the protein MRVFSGTVEVSVDDTTFSAGSEGQILTEGSTVRTAADGRAAIEWFDGSVTRLDHDTTFKIVTMAILDNDEQSKVIEAEQTSGNTYNRVTELTDAASRFDIETPTATASVQGTVYAVILNPDGSTTVAVIEGSVGVGDTEVPEGFMVTIDEDGNVSDPVPIPDDLIDDEWIVYNCELDQGPHCPDDASTTTTTVLGPEEPTTTTTVAATTTTVAVTTTTSGGGSVTTAAPTTTTTISGPDEPPTTTTTVAPTTTTVAPTTTTVAP; encoded by the coding sequence TTGAGGGTCTTCTCGGGCACCGTCGAAGTGAGCGTTGATGACACCACCTTCTCTGCGGGGTCTGAGGGCCAGATTCTCACCGAGGGTTCGACTGTGCGGACGGCTGCCGACGGCCGCGCCGCCATCGAATGGTTCGACGGTTCGGTGACCCGCCTCGACCACGACACCACTTTCAAGATCGTGACGATGGCGATCCTTGACAATGACGAGCAGTCGAAGGTGATCGAGGCCGAGCAGACCTCGGGCAACACCTACAACCGCGTCACCGAACTCACCGACGCGGCCAGCCGGTTCGACATCGAGACCCCGACCGCCACCGCGTCGGTTCAGGGAACGGTCTATGCAGTGATCCTCAACCCTGACGGGTCCACCACGGTCGCTGTGATCGAAGGCTCGGTAGGCGTGGGCGATACCGAAGTACCCGAAGGCTTCATGGTGACCATCGACGAGGATGGGAATGTCAGCGATCCCGTGCCGATTCCGGATGACCTGATCGATGACGAATGGATCGTCTACAACTGTGAACTCGACCAGGGTCCGCATTGCCCGGATGACGCGTCGACCACCACCACCACGGTGTTGGGCCCCGAGGAGCCGACGACAACTACGACTGTCGCCGCGACCACGACCACCGTGGCCGTGACGACCACTACCTCGGGCGGCGGGTCCGTCACAACCGCGGCTCCAACCACCACGACAACCATCTCAGGCCCGGACGAGCCGCCTACGACGACGACCACGGTGGCCCCAACGACGACCACGGTGGCCCCAACGACGACCACGGTGGCCCCAA
- a CDS encoding FecR domain-containing protein, which produces MRVFAGSVEVGTDGQFAAGSDGQTISEGDTVRTGADGRAAIEYFDGSVTRLDHNTNFTIVTLQILDNDQGSTVIEGDQESGNTYNRVTELTDSESRFAVETPTAVASVQGTIYAVIFNADGSITIAVLEGSVVVTSGDDEIEVPAGFMVTIAADGTIGELEPIPDEFLGSDWILFNQCDLDGLSGCEEPPTTTTTTVPATTTTAATTTTVAPTTTTTTNPPPPPTTTSTTAATTTTTMAPTTTTTTMPPISYIVIAPAEFTIEAGESRKYTAGAFDAGDNFLGFVDADYVAYPFFGEGQGEIFVASGVPLAAAFGEIQLGEPCDGDFCGPTTAGMYEIVGTYEGHQDSAFLEVVPGPAEDIELYPEAVNDLPYCESQFFNGFIVDDYGNVVDTNQDVTFADVDEGTDDNILYDETGPTFGANGGEFATEIFGNIVGPVQLQVTSEDLVSNIVPFDVVEGGCNLDGAVPLRLPGGGPGGPGVGIVLLAIAGLVAVGWASRRRHGLAT; this is translated from the coding sequence TTGCGCGTCTTTGCCGGCAGCGTCGAGGTGGGGACCGACGGCCAGTTCGCGGCCGGTTCCGACGGACAGACGATTTCTGAAGGCGACACGGTGCGCACGGGTGCCGATGGGCGTGCCGCGATCGAGTACTTCGACGGGTCGGTGACCCGGCTCGACCACAACACCAATTTCACGATCGTGACTCTGCAGATACTGGACAACGACCAGGGGTCGACGGTCATCGAAGGCGACCAGGAATCCGGCAACACCTACAACCGGGTCACCGAACTGACCGATTCCGAGAGCCGCTTCGCGGTCGAAACCCCGACGGCGGTGGCCTCGGTGCAGGGAACGATCTACGCCGTCATCTTCAATGCCGACGGGTCGATCACCATCGCGGTGCTCGAGGGTTCAGTGGTGGTCACTTCAGGTGACGACGAGATCGAGGTGCCGGCGGGCTTCATGGTGACGATCGCCGCCGACGGCACCATCGGCGAGTTGGAGCCGATTCCCGACGAATTCTTGGGCAGTGATTGGATCCTGTTCAACCAATGTGACCTCGATGGACTGTCTGGTTGTGAGGAACCGCCCACCACAACCACCACGACTGTTCCTGCGACGACCACCACCGCGGCTACCACCACCACGGTGGCACCGACCACGACCACGACTACGAACCCGCCACCCCCACCGACCACGACTTCGACGACCGCGGCGACCACCACCACGACGATGGCCCCCACGACCACCACCACGACGATGCCGCCGATCTCCTACATCGTGATAGCGCCCGCGGAATTCACCATCGAAGCCGGCGAGTCCCGGAAGTACACCGCGGGGGCCTTCGATGCCGGGGACAACTTCCTGGGATTCGTGGATGCCGACTATGTCGCGTATCCGTTCTTCGGGGAGGGTCAGGGCGAGATCTTCGTTGCAAGTGGCGTTCCGCTGGCGGCGGCCTTCGGCGAAATCCAGCTCGGAGAGCCTTGCGACGGCGACTTCTGCGGCCCCACCACCGCCGGCATGTACGAGATCGTCGGCACCTACGAGGGCCACCAAGACTCGGCGTTCCTCGAGGTCGTGCCTGGCCCTGCGGAGGACATCGAGTTGTATCCGGAAGCAGTCAACGATCTTCCTTATTGCGAATCGCAATTCTTCAACGGCTTCATTGTCGATGACTACGGGAACGTGGTCGATACCAATCAGGACGTGACCTTCGCCGATGTCGACGAGGGAACCGATGACAACATCCTCTACGACGAGACCGGGCCGACCTTCGGGGCCAACGGGGGCGAGTTCGCGACAGAGATCTTCGGGAATATCGTCGGTCCCGTGCAATTGCAGGTGACCAGCGAGGACCTGGTGTCGAACATCGTCCCGTTCGATGTCGTGGAGGGGGGCTGCAACCTCGACGGGGCGGTCCCGCTGCGGCTGCCCGGTGGTGGTCCCGGCGGACCGGGCGTCGGCATCGTGCTCCTCGCGATCGCCGGCCTGGTGGCGGTGGGTTGGGCTTCGCGTCGCCGCCACGGGCTCGCCACCTGA
- a CDS encoding lamin tail domain-containing protein yields the protein MLKTLVAVLIVVAACSAPTVDADPTTPEGRSARVAAVLDGDSVRVVVDGATTEVRLLGINAPEVDECWADEARTALQNLLEDEITLVEDGADQFGRTLAHLHSGGRHINLALVEAGAAIALATEHPDFAAAEQAAFEDRLGLWSPTACGPAATLEVHISEVSFDAPGPDDENQNGEFAVVSNEGPEADLGGWWIRDESSTHRFRFPDGFVLGTGDRVIIRSGCGQDGSGELYWCANGPVWNNDGDMAMLLDAYGNVDDRWRYEG from the coding sequence ATGCTCAAGACGCTGGTAGCGGTCCTGATCGTCGTCGCGGCATGCAGTGCGCCAACAGTCGACGCCGATCCGACCACACCGGAGGGACGTTCCGCAAGAGTTGCCGCGGTGCTCGATGGCGACTCGGTGAGAGTGGTCGTCGACGGCGCGACGACGGAGGTCCGACTGCTGGGAATCAACGCGCCGGAGGTCGACGAGTGTTGGGCCGACGAAGCCCGCACGGCCCTCCAGAACCTGCTCGAGGACGAGATCACGCTCGTCGAGGACGGTGCGGACCAATTCGGACGGACCCTCGCCCACCTTCATTCGGGCGGGCGACACATCAACCTGGCGTTGGTGGAGGCGGGGGCGGCGATCGCCCTGGCAACGGAGCACCCCGACTTCGCCGCTGCCGAGCAAGCCGCCTTCGAGGATCGGCTGGGGCTGTGGTCGCCGACCGCATGCGGACCCGCGGCCACGCTCGAGGTTCACATCTCAGAGGTGTCCTTCGACGCGCCCGGACCCGACGACGAGAACCAGAACGGCGAATTCGCCGTGGTCTCCAATGAAGGGCCCGAAGCCGACCTCGGGGGATGGTGGATCCGCGACGAGTCGTCCACCCACCGCTTCCGCTTCCCCGACGGGTTCGTGCTCGGCACGGGCGACCGGGTGATCATCCGCTCGGGCTGCGGACAGGACGGGAGCGGCGAGCTCTACTGGTGCGCCAATGGCCCCGTCTGGAACAACGACGGCGACATGGCAATGCTGCTGGACGCCTACGGAAACGTAGACGACCGTTGGCGATACGAGGGGTAG
- the moaA gene encoding GTP 3',8-cyclase MoaA, with the protein MEPIDTLGRPLRDLRISVTDRCNFRCTYCMPKEVFGRDYEFLARDLLLSFEEIVRVTRVFTGLGVRKVRLTGGEPLLRRDIETLVGMLAEVPGVEDLTLTTNGSLLERKAEALAAAGLDRVTVSLDSLEDATFMAMNDVGFPVARVLAGMDAAEAHGLGPVKVNVVVKRGVNDHEVVDIARHFRGTGRIVRFIEYMDVGHTNGWRMDDVVPSAEVQQAIAADAPFEPIASNYPGEVANRFRYLDGSGEFGVIASVTQPFCGSCTRARLSAEGSLFTCLFATGGHDLRALMRGGASDEDLHSAIAGVWTARSDRYSEIRSESTSGWQKVEMSYIGG; encoded by the coding sequence ATGGAGCCCATCGACACTCTGGGACGGCCGCTCCGGGATCTACGGATCTCGGTGACGGATCGGTGCAACTTCCGATGCACCTATTGCATGCCGAAGGAAGTGTTCGGCCGCGACTACGAGTTCCTCGCCCGCGACCTGCTGCTCTCCTTCGAGGAGATCGTTCGGGTCACCCGGGTGTTCACAGGGTTGGGGGTCCGCAAGGTGCGGCTCACCGGCGGCGAGCCGCTGCTACGCCGTGACATCGAGACGCTGGTGGGCATGCTCGCCGAAGTGCCCGGCGTCGAGGATCTCACGCTCACCACCAACGGCTCGTTGCTGGAGCGCAAGGCGGAGGCCCTGGCGGCCGCCGGACTCGACCGGGTGACCGTGAGCCTGGACTCGCTCGAGGACGCCACTTTCATGGCGATGAACGACGTCGGGTTTCCCGTGGCAAGGGTCCTCGCCGGCATGGACGCCGCCGAGGCGCATGGCCTGGGTCCGGTGAAGGTGAACGTGGTGGTCAAGCGAGGTGTCAATGATCACGAGGTCGTCGACATCGCCCGGCATTTCCGGGGGACGGGACGGATCGTCCGGTTCATCGAATACATGGATGTCGGCCACACGAACGGCTGGCGCATGGACGACGTGGTACCCAGCGCCGAGGTCCAACAGGCGATCGCCGCCGATGCCCCCTTCGAGCCGATCGCTTCCAACTACCCGGGAGAGGTCGCCAACCGCTTCCGCTACCTCGACGGTTCGGGCGAGTTCGGGGTGATCGCCTCCGTCACCCAACCGTTCTGCGGATCCTGTACCAGGGCCCGGCTCTCGGCGGAAGGGTCCCTGTTCACCTGCCTGTTCGCCACCGGCGGCCACGACCTACGGGCGCTGATGCGGGGAGGGGCTTCCGACGAGGATCTACACAGCGCGATCGCCGGCGTATGGACGGCCCGCAGCGACCGCTATTCGGAGATCAGGTCTGAGTCGACCAGCGGCTGGCAGAAAGTCGAGATGTCCTACATCGGCGGGTAG
- a CDS encoding type IV toxin-antitoxin system AbiEi family antitoxin → MTDMGTPPGSRDLADWLLARGRHWVTTSEAAKLLSIPKPHVAPSLAQSRRRGHLFSPTKGLYVAIPPEFRSWGAVPAAHFVDPMMRHLGHDYYVCLLSAAEVYGFAHQHPQVFQVMTPTRLRDRVFGRVRIEFITSVRTSDRPVDAVNTPTGTMRVSTRETTILDLVSFPQASGALFNVATIIGEMLAEKVVDVPRLAEVAGDYPASVVQRTGWLLDYMAAQVNVAADTEPLLPLASTRTTPTALDPGYGRSGTLDRRWNVIIAEYPDEESS, encoded by the coding sequence ATGACTGACATGGGAACGCCGCCTGGATCGCGCGACCTAGCCGACTGGTTGTTGGCCCGTGGTCGGCATTGGGTGACCACAAGCGAGGCCGCCAAGCTGCTCAGCATCCCGAAACCCCATGTGGCGCCTTCGCTGGCCCAGTCGCGCCGACGAGGACACCTGTTCAGCCCGACGAAGGGATTGTATGTTGCCATCCCGCCCGAGTTCCGCTCTTGGGGTGCTGTTCCGGCAGCCCATTTCGTCGATCCGATGATGCGTCACCTCGGCCACGACTACTACGTCTGTTTGCTGTCGGCGGCTGAGGTGTACGGGTTCGCCCATCAGCATCCTCAGGTATTTCAGGTGATGACGCCAACGCGGCTGCGTGATCGGGTGTTCGGGCGGGTCCGTATCGAGTTCATCACCTCCGTTCGCACCTCGGATCGTCCCGTGGATGCCGTCAACACCCCGACCGGCACGATGCGTGTCTCCACTCGAGAAACCACCATTCTCGATCTCGTGTCCTTCCCCCAGGCGAGCGGAGCCTTGTTCAACGTTGCCACCATCATCGGAGAGATGCTGGCCGAGAAGGTTGTCGATGTTCCTCGTCTTGCCGAGGTCGCCGGCGACTACCCGGCCTCCGTTGTTCAGCGAACTGGGTGGCTCCTCGACTACATGGCTGCGCAGGTCAACGTGGCCGCGGACACTGAGCCGCTGTTGCCCCTGGCGTCCACGCGGACTACACCCACGGCCCTCGATCCGGGCTATGGGCGATCTGGGACGCTTGATCGGCGCTGGAACGTCATCATCGCCGAGTACCCGGACGAAGAGTCGTCGTGA
- a CDS encoding nucleotidyl transferase AbiEii/AbiGii toxin family protein, giving the protein MIPRAAITAWGTTVPWPTVEQIEQDLLLSRLIVEIANDDYLGNELVFRGGTCMHKLHAPEPLRYSEDLDYVRSTSGGIRELTGAVTQIGKRLGMEVRTRLTEHPKMFLRAHYETGTGPMRIKIEVNTFERSPARPPVKIPFQVDSSWFTGGAEVLTFMLDEVIATKIRALFQRSKGRDLFDLWLALTRLGVPASSIVEAFGPYRPHGYTRRRAELNLREKVKRAAFREDIRPLVRAWPAGYDIDAAAELIVADILALVE; this is encoded by the coding sequence GTGATCCCCCGAGCGGCGATCACGGCATGGGGCACCACGGTGCCGTGGCCCACCGTCGAGCAGATCGAGCAAGACCTGCTGCTCTCCCGTCTCATCGTCGAGATAGCCAACGACGACTACCTCGGCAACGAACTGGTGTTCCGAGGTGGCACCTGCATGCACAAGCTCCACGCCCCCGAGCCGCTGCGCTACAGCGAGGACCTCGACTACGTCCGCAGCACTAGCGGCGGGATCCGAGAGCTCACTGGGGCCGTTACTCAGATCGGGAAGCGGCTCGGCATGGAGGTGAGAACGAGGCTCACCGAGCACCCCAAGATGTTCCTGCGCGCGCACTATGAAACCGGGACAGGTCCAATGAGGATCAAGATCGAGGTCAACACCTTCGAGCGCTCGCCGGCGCGCCCGCCCGTCAAGATCCCGTTCCAGGTGGACTCCTCCTGGTTCACCGGCGGTGCCGAGGTGCTCACGTTCATGCTCGATGAGGTCATTGCCACGAAGATTCGAGCTCTGTTCCAGCGCTCGAAGGGGCGCGACCTGTTCGATCTCTGGCTAGCCCTGACCCGGCTCGGCGTGCCGGCGTCATCGATCGTCGAGGCCTTCGGCCCCTACCGGCCCCACGGGTACACCAGACGTCGTGCCGAGCTGAACCTGCGCGAGAAGGTGAAACGAGCAGCCTTCCGCGAGGACATCCGCCCGCTGGTGAGGGCCTGGCCCGCGGGCTACGACATCGACGCTGCAGCTGAACTCATTGTGGCCGACATCCTTGCTCTGGTCGAGTAG